The segment GCCACCGGGCCCGACCTCGGCGAAGGAGCGCATCGTGGTCATCTGCAGCGCGCGTTCTGTGACCACCAGCTTCAGGATCGCGTCTCGAAGCAGCGGATCGTCCCACGCGCCATTGCTGCGCGCCCGGCTGATGAGCTCATCCGAGACACCCTCGCCGACCGCCGGACGCCCGGTCAGACCGCTGCGCTCAGCCATCAGAGTCGTGATCGCGACCGACCAGCCGCCGTTGACCTCACCGAGTACGGCGTCCGCCGGGACAACGACGTCGGTCAGAAAGACCTCATTGAACTCGGCGTTGCCCGTCATCTGGCGCAGTGGTCGCGCCTCGACGCCCGGCAGCGACATGTCCAGCAGGAAGTAGGTGATTCCCTTATGCTTCGGCGACTGCGGGTCGGTCCGCGCCATCAGCAATCCGAACTCGGACACGTGCGCGTACGAGTTCCACACCTTTTGGCCGTTGATCAGCCACGACCCATCCTCCTGCCGCACTGCGCTCGTGGAGAGCCCGGCCAGATCCGAACCAGCGCCCGGTTCGCTAAAGAGCTGGCACCACCGATACTCGGCGCGGGCCAGCGGGCGCAGGAAGCGTGTCTTCTGTTCGGTCGTGCCGTGGGCCAGGATGGTCGACCCGGCGAGTGCGAGCCCGACGAAGTCATCCATACCCCGACCGGCGCGATAGTGCTCGAGAGCGTCGGCGATCGGCGCGGACTCATCTTGGCTGA is part of the Cumulibacter soli genome and harbors:
- a CDS encoding acyl-CoA dehydrogenase family protein produces the protein MIELPTNATEEQIGAIAHDWIRSNLPEQWREAAEARDWAAVEKLRADDSVCKPWFAALGDSGLATPTWPSEYGGLELSQDESAPIADALEHYRAGRGMDDFVGLALAGSTILAHGTTEQKTRFLRPLARAEYRWCQLFSEPGAGSDLAGLSTSAVRQEDGSWLINGQKVWNSYAHVSEFGLLMARTDPQSPKHKGITYFLLDMSLPGVEARPLRQMTGNAEFNEVFLTDVVVPADAVLGEVNGGWSVAITTLMAERSGLTGRPAVGEGVSDELISRARSNGAWDDPLLRDAILKLVVTERALQMTTMRSFAEVGPGGVGAEGSIRKLVNASIEEGFGTLAAEIDPQHALAWSDEQERRVSQDFLAMKTTSIAGGTTQIQKNIISERVLGLPRDVDPERGVPFNQRKRA